From the Micromonospora lupini genome, one window contains:
- a CDS encoding MauE/DoxX family redox-associated membrane protein, which produces MASISIVGILFVNCVAAALLMQAAAAKTVDGAQLGRALREIGLPWASGSGLVRLVALLELCAAVALVVEPSRRAGALLVAALGLSFAVVGLVGAVRGSEEPCGCFGRTEGAPFGPVNIAIGVGLLAVAVGNLAVADVAATEPAGPVIGAALAALLLSLYANRRWILPIVRPLFPQSDRV; this is translated from the coding sequence GTGGCTTCAATATCCATTGTCGGCATCCTATTCGTCAACTGTGTGGCGGCGGCGCTGTTGATGCAGGCTGCCGCCGCGAAGACCGTGGACGGCGCGCAGTTGGGCCGCGCTCTCCGGGAGATCGGCCTGCCGTGGGCGTCCGGGTCAGGTCTCGTCCGGCTGGTGGCCCTGCTCGAACTGTGCGCCGCTGTGGCCCTGGTCGTGGAGCCGAGCCGGCGAGCGGGTGCGCTGCTGGTGGCGGCGTTGGGGCTGTCGTTCGCGGTGGTCGGTCTGGTCGGCGCGGTGCGGGGCAGCGAGGAGCCGTGCGGGTGTTTCGGCCGCACCGAGGGTGCTCCGTTCGGGCCGGTGAACATCGCCATCGGCGTCGGTCTGCTGGCCGTCGCGGTCGGCAACCTCGCCGTCGCCGACGTCGCCGCCACAGAGCCGGCAGGGCCGGTGATCGGCGCCGCGCTCGCCGCGCTGCTGCTGTCGCTCTACGCCAACCGTCGCTGGATTCTCCCGATCGTACGACCGCTCTTCCCGCAATCCGACCGGGTGTGA
- a CDS encoding AfsR/SARP family transcriptional regulator, whose translation MTRLTPALVSLGTALRATRPTERRNVEFAILGPLEVRSSGAPVDLPAPRQRRILAALLVASEGWLSVNRLIEACWDDAGPWTARKQVQNQVGALRRHLVRHGGDANIVVTRPDGYQLDVSDAYVDAREFAETVRRARQATEIDTARAVSLYHDALTLWRGPALDGLNSPALEPAAARLAELRLLAAEERYDLELRLGRHRQVLADLIELAAEHPSRERLQALLMLALHREGRQVEAHGVYRRLHDHLAEELGTGPGGELRELRERLLCDRVTAWQPNSASS comes from the coding sequence ATGACTCGGCTGACGCCCGCGCTGGTGAGCCTTGGCACGGCTCTGCGGGCCACCCGGCCCACCGAACGGAGAAACGTGGAATTCGCCATTCTCGGCCCGCTGGAGGTTCGCTCCTCAGGCGCGCCGGTGGATCTGCCCGCACCCCGCCAACGACGGATCCTGGCCGCGCTCCTGGTCGCCAGCGAGGGCTGGCTGTCGGTCAACCGCCTGATCGAGGCGTGCTGGGACGACGCGGGGCCGTGGACCGCCCGCAAGCAGGTGCAGAACCAGGTCGGGGCGCTGCGGCGGCACCTCGTCCGGCACGGGGGTGACGCGAACATCGTGGTCACCCGCCCCGACGGCTACCAACTGGACGTGTCGGACGCGTACGTGGACGCGCGGGAGTTCGCCGAGACCGTCCGGCGGGCCCGGCAGGCCACCGAGATCGACACGGCTCGCGCCGTCAGCCTCTACCACGACGCGTTGACCCTGTGGCGCGGCCCCGCGCTGGACGGGCTGAACAGCCCGGCGCTGGAGCCCGCCGCCGCGCGACTGGCCGAACTGCGGCTGCTCGCCGCCGAGGAGCGCTACGACCTGGAGCTGCGGCTCGGCCGACACCGCCAGGTGCTGGCCGACCTCATCGAACTGGCCGCCGAACACCCCTCCCGGGAACGCCTACAGGCACTGCTCATGCTGGCGCTGCACCGGGAGGGCCGACAGGTGGAGGCGCACGGTGTCTACCGGCGGCTGCACGACCACCTCGCGGAGGAACTCGGGACCGGGCCGGGTGGCGAACTGCGGGAGTTGCGGGAGCGGCTGCTCTGTGACCGGGTCACCGCTTGGCAGCCGAATTCCGCTTCTTCCTGA